A portion of the Halobacillus ihumii genome contains these proteins:
- a CDS encoding FAD-dependent thymidylate synthase, which translates to METKVNVLDKGYVKLETNNVMGDDLSPVNDAKVSFDRESDEFGDKEGRLLDFLGREGHTSPFRHSFLKFEIHAPLMVARQWWKYVIGSDHAEQPLRNQDPHEAWNESSRRYVTESVEFYIVEADEWRSAPENRKQGSGEPLPLEQGEKLTEELIRNYEEGHRRYQEAIEAGVAVEQARLFLPAYGLYVRWRWAGSLQGVCHFLNQRLAGDAQSEIREYAEAVHTLSKQHFPNAIDALVRN; encoded by the coding sequence ATGGAAACAAAGGTAAACGTACTTGATAAAGGATATGTAAAACTTGAAACAAATAACGTTATGGGTGACGATTTATCGCCCGTAAATGACGCAAAGGTTTCGTTCGACCGTGAATCCGACGAATTTGGCGATAAGGAAGGGCGTCTTCTTGATTTCTTAGGTCGTGAGGGGCATACAAGCCCCTTTCGTCATTCGTTCCTGAAATTCGAAATTCATGCGCCTTTAATGGTCGCCCGACAATGGTGGAAATACGTGATTGGCAGCGACCACGCTGAACAACCGTTGCGAAATCAAGACCCTCACGAAGCGTGGAACGAATCAAGCCGCCGTTATGTTACGGAAAGCGTTGAATTCTATATTGTCGAAGCTGACGAATGGCGTTCCGCACCTGAAAACCGAAAGCAAGGGTCGGGCGAACCGTTACCGCTTGAACAAGGCGAAAAGCTTACGGAAGAATTAATTCGAAACTATGAAGAAGGTCATAGACGTTATCAAGAAGCGATTGAAGCGGGCGTTGCGGTCGAACAGGCACGATTGTTTTTACCTGCTTACGGCTTATATGTACGTTGGCGTTGGGCGGGAAGTTTACAAGGCGTTTGTCACTTCTTAAACCAACGTTTGGCAGGCGACGCACAAAGCGAAATTCGTGAATACGCTGAAGCGGTTCACACATTGTCGAAGCAGCATTTCCCAAATGCGATTGACGCATTAGTTCGAAATTGA
- a CDS encoding DUF6241 domain-containing protein, whose protein sequence is MKIFWWTFCSIAVLSGATWAFITFGEFDFQTEEISKEQKQTMKEVNEPTEQKEIKAVEDEKKLLDEFAFQDELHAMTHQKVEAEKKWGDEQITPKKIDEMLGILMAVKQSDNMEYKHFDFYWEALNKWDKGNFDNAVIVHNRIWNLQNGTIGKATGFLSHEEEEEYIAENF, encoded by the coding sequence ATGAAAATATTTTGGTGGACGTTTTGTTCAATTGCGGTGCTTTCAGGCGCAACATGGGCGTTTATAACGTTTGGTGAATTCGATTTTCAAACTGAAGAAATAAGTAAAGAACAAAAACAAACTATGAAAGAGGTCAACGAACCGACCGAACAAAAAGAAATCAAAGCGGTTGAAGACGAAAAGAAATTGTTAGACGAATTTGCTTTCCAAGACGAACTTCACGCTATGACGCACCAAAAGGTGGAAGCTGAAAAGAAGTGGGGCGACGAACAGATTACGCCCAAAAAGATTGACGAAATGCTTGGAATTTTAATGGCGGTCAAACAATCGGATAATATGGAATATAAACATTTTGATTTCTATTGGGAAGCGTTGAATAAATGGGATAAGGGAAATTTCGATAATGCTGTTATTGTTCACAATAGAATTTGGAATTTGCAAAATGGAACGATTGGCAAGGCGACAGGGTTCTTGTCTCACGAAGAAGAAGAAGAATATATTGCGGAAAACTTTTGA
- the dut gene encoding dUTP diphosphatase, translating into MIVDIQKLHEDAIIPKNAYEGDVGIDLHTIDEGTLLPNERALLRTGLAVKPPKGYEMQIRPRSGLAYKKGITVLNSPATIEPTYRGDVGIILYNAGQEPLEIRKGDRIAQAVFKKYEETVEFKIVDELDGTERGSNGFGSSGV; encoded by the coding sequence ATGATTGTCGATATTCAAAAGCTTCATGAAGACGCAATTATTCCGAAAAACGCATACGAAGGCGACGTTGGAATTGACCTTCATACGATTGACGAAGGAACGTTACTTCCAAACGAACGGGCATTGCTTCGAACAGGTCTTGCGGTTAAACCGCCGAAAGGTTACGAAATGCAAATTCGACCACGAAGCGGATTGGCGTATAAGAAAGGAATCACCGTTCTAAATTCGCCTGCTACTATCGAACCAACCTATCGGGGTGACGTTGGAATCATTTTATATAATGCAGGTCAAGAACCCTTAGAAATTCGAAAAGGCGACCGAATAGCGCAAGCGGTTTTCAAAAAATACGAAGAAACCGTTGAATTCAAGATTGTTGACGAATTAGACGGTACGGAAAGAGGTTCGAACGGCTTCGGTTCAAGCGGCGTATAG